One region of Oryza sativa Japonica Group chromosome 5, ASM3414082v1 genomic DNA includes:
- the LOC4337671 gene encoding uncharacterized protein, which produces MEVLGRQPCKREQELGWGSFHPSSAHQLFDGTPSQPAMSKKDQSISEPIPINSTMKKEEKWLDEALDRILEKFEQMEAKRRCDEKIDRILKKLDEIDANRNKFFEEMGASIKATTAVLNAGSSLPPMAPSPLAPTKCLTECSNNNITWVAANSSHIGEVLAPIAAWELGDRKDMDQAPYIVTKDLLKVTPTKCSTICSSSDTKPDLTVVAPVTCTTLAVSSMVLLASDGTTGNTNIDAPVCFKETHAMCSMVGLDVNGGNDQAVVAFQTKTVVSKDVSASVHPMGNLATRLFVDKMMVQCELQPVPCETFNSYDTRVHILQPWPPTIKVSWLALIFIEIGVAHTDMMDKVLHWADLKPWPPPSGNGSVHFLISAHASVELQELDLAEAREGELLSVVDLWFVEMWHSGYAILNENYEDYNLLQLLLCKKWLKLVLCEMCCRRYELKLPIGCDPKQYIVDLILELEGTLEALGDYCFLCQGVWSEFIVGNNLDFLKQLELTSDKLVQVTSNLVRTCYMQKLGTGEEHILKFKYACNGWPTRKFRKMPKNDCNGHWKMSRLFVNLHYFSFGLSTAKTVQKGSCYLRGSDKVLLTKLEMQSCVNLGDDNVSCHTMAPSEGMDFCELKVLEVTSDGCPIFWILVLAATEWKVGNYTILTEGTYTKMAVCSEQKLQCDALKRNQTGAKHVIQRNTFVAPGNLAYSVTNNYLPEGNKHRTMATRVNVFGHGIHSTENQGFYSEGIQVHSSVQKIPALVLNRELSMDFSKDIAAPMKYALQVSESFELNRSKKVHDLFHFDDGLLSSSQELEHPWDPGGLLHRLGDKTIFKERGLLGPDGLWLDRYNNPPIQPKKAQLERQQKQQQQEGWGHRLITWTWWS; this is translated from the coding sequence ATGGAGGTGTTGGGGAGGCAGCCATGCAAGAGGGAGCAGGAATTGGGTTGGGGAAGTTTTCATCCAAGCAGCGCCCACCAACTGTTCGATGGAACGCCAAGCCAACCTGCGATGTCCAAGAAAGATCAGAGCATATCTGAGCCCATTCCCATCAATTCCACCATGAAAAAAGAGGAGAAATGGCTAGATGAAGCTTTGGATCGGATATTGGAGAAGTTTGAACAAATGGAGGCCAAGCGTAGGTGTGATGAGAAGATTGATCGAATTTTGAAGAAGTTGGACGAGATAGATGCTAATAGGAACAAGTTCTTCGAGGAGATGGGTGCCTCTATCAAGGCGACCACTGCCGTACTCAATGCTGGATCATCTCTACCACCCATGGCACCGTCTCCTCTAGCGCCTACCAAGTGTTTGACGGAATGCTCCAACAACAACATCACTTGGGTGGCTGCGAATTCAAGTCACATTGGTGAGGTGCTTGCTCCGATAGCTGCCTGGGAGCTAGGAGACAGAAAGGACATGGACCAAGCTCCCTACATTGTCACCAAGGACCTCCTCAAGGTCACGCCCACCAAGTGTTCGACGATATGCTCTAGCTCTGACACCAAGCCCGATCTCACTGTAGTTGCTCCGGTTACTTGCACCACCCTCGCTGTGTCATCAATGGTGTTGTTAGCTTCTGACGGCACCACTGGCAACACTAACATTGACGCCCCTGTTTGTTTCAAGGAGACGCATGCCATGTGCTCGATGGTCGGCCTCGACGTCAATGGTGGCAATGACCAAGCTGTGGTTGCATTCCAAACCAAGACAGTGGTGTCCAAGGACGTTTCAGCATCCGTCCACCCCATGGGCAACCTAGCAACCAGATTATTCGTTGACAAGATGATGGTACAATGTGAGCTGCAGCCAGTACCTTGTGAAACGTTCAACTCCTATGACACAAGAGTACATATCTTGCAACCTTGGCCGCCGACAATTAAAGTAAGTTGGCTTGCACTGATATTTATTGAAATTGGAGTAGCTCACACTGATATGATGGATAAAGTGTTGCATTGGGCTGATCTAAAACCATGGCCTCCACCTTCGGGAAATGGCAGTGTGCATTTCCTGATCAGTGCACATGCAAGTGTTGAATTACAGGAATTAGATTTGGCTGAGGCAAGGGAAGGTGAGTTATTATCAGTTGTTGACCTATGGTTTGTTGAGATGTGGCACTCAGGTTATGCAATCCTCAATGAAAATTATGAAGACTATAACCTGCTTCAACTCCTATTATGCAAGAAGTGGCTTAAACTTGTACTATGTGAAATGTGCTGTAGAAGATATGAACTGAAGTTGCCAATTGGGTGTGATCCTAAACAGTACATTGTTGACTTGATTCTAGAGTTGGAAGGTACTTTGGAGGCTCTGGGTGATTATTGTTTCCTGTGTCAGGGAGTATGGTCTGAATTCATAGTTGGCAATAATTTAGATTTTTTGAAGCAGCTAGAATTAACATCTGATAAGCTGGTGCAAGTAACCTCGAATCTAGTAAGAACATGTTATATGCAGAAGTTAGGAACTGGAGAGGAACACATACTCAAATTCAAATATGCTTGTAATGGATGGCCCACAAGGAAGTTCAGAAAGATGCCAAAGAATGATTGTAATGGACACTGGAAGATGTCTAGATTGTTTGTGAACCTACATTACTTCTCCTTTGGCTTATCGACTGCTAAAACAGTTCAAAAGGGCAGCTGCTATCTAAGGGGCTCTGACAAGGTGTTGTTAACTAAGTTGGAAATGCAGAGTTGTGTGAACCTGGGCGATGATAATGTTTCTTGTCACACGATGGCTCCTAGTGAAGGAATGGATTTTTGTGAGTTAAAAGTGCTTGAGGTAACAAGTGATGGATGCCCAATATTCTGGATTTTGGTTCTAGCAGCTACTGAATGGAAGGTTGGAAATTATACAATTCTAACTGAAGGGACTTATACCAAGATGGCTGTTTGTTCAGAGCAGAAATTACAATGTGATGCATTAAAAAGAAACCAGACAGGGGCAAAGCATGTTATCCAGAGGAACACATTTGTTGCTCCTGGGAATTTAGCCTACTCAGTAACCAACAACTATCTACCAGAAGGCAACAAACATAGAACTATGGCCACAAGGGTGAATGTTTTTGGACATGGTATCCACTCAACAGAAAACCAAGGATTTTATTCAGAAGGGATTCAGGTGCATTCGAGTGTCCAGAAAATTCCTGCTCTTGTACTGAACCGTGAATTAAGTATGGATTTTAGCAAAGATATTGCAGCTCCAATGAAATATGCTCTACAAGTTTCTGAATCTTTTGAGCTCAACAGGAGCAAAAAGGTACATGATCTATTCCATTTCGACGATGGTTTACTGTCTAGCAGCCAAGAATTGGAGCACCCATGGGATCCAGGAGGTTTGCTTCATCGGCTTGGGGACAAGACGATTTTCAAGGAGAGGGGATTGTTAGGACCGGATGGGCTATGGTTGGACCGTTACAACAATCCTCCAATCCAGCCCAAGAAGGCCCAGTTGGAGAGgcaacaaaagcagcagcagcaggaaggTTGGGGGCATCGATTGATCACTTGGACttggtggagctga